The genomic DNA ATTTTCGGTTCTTTCGATCGCGTTTTCAAGCCTGATCGGCTGCTCGGGGAACGCCGGGAACAACTTGAATTCCAACAACGCGAATTCAGCTCAGAAAACAAATTCCACTCAATCCAAGTCGTCTGAGTATCCTCCGCTTCCGACGGGGATCGCTCAGGCGGATGTCGAACTACTGGATGGGTCGAAATTCAAAGTTGCAGATCGAAAAGGAAAGGTCTTGCTATTGAACCTCTGGGCGACCTGGTGTGGGCCCTGCCGTGCCGAGATCCCGGAACTCGTCCAAATGCAGGATGCTCATCGTGATAAGGGCTTTCAGGTCCTGGGACTCGATGTAGGTGATGGAGAAGGCGGCCAGGAAACCATCGAGCAGATCAAGACCTTTGGTGAAAAATATAAGGTCAATTACGAATTGGCTCGCATTTCAAATGAAACCACGAGTGAGTTTTATCGATTTACAAAATTCAACGGTGTGCCGATCAGCCTCCTGGTTGATAAGGAAGGCCGTATTCGGGGCGTATTTATGGGCGGAGGCCCAAAAGTTCTGGGCCAGATGAAAGAAGCCGTTGAAAAGCTGGTGGCCGAGGGATGATCAGTCCTTTAACTTCACTGATACCTGTGGCACAACAAGAATGGTCTTAAAGCTCGAAAGGCTTACGAGTCCAGGCACCGAACGCTTCGGTTTATTGACAAATTTTCGCTGCGTATAGTGAACGGCGGCTTTTGTCTGCTCACGCCCGCTGCTGTAGAATGCGGCTAATTGAGCGGCTTCGAGGAGTGTTCTGTTTGGAACCTCTTTACGGTTGGGGTTTCGGATCACGACATGAGAACCGGGATAATCGGCAGCATGCATCCAGGTGTCTAGTGATCGGGCGACCCGAAAGGTCAGGAAGTCATTGTCTTGTGCTTTTTTGCCGACCATAATTTCAAAGCCGTCGGACGATTCGAACCGGCGAGCTCCCTTAAACGCCGCCTCTGCTTTTCTCTTCTTCCCAAGAAGAATCTTCTTTTTTGGTGGTTCGATCAGCGAGGACAAATATGCTTCGTCGCCGGATTCAACAGCCTTCTCGATCGAAGCAAGGCGAGCTTCTGCGTCAATGACCTCGG from Acidobacteriota bacterium includes the following:
- a CDS encoding TlpA family protein disulfide reductase produces the protein MFKTFLLFSVLSIAFSSLIGCSGNAGNNLNSNNANSAQKTNSTQSKSSEYPPLPTGIAQADVELLDGSKFKVADRKGKVLLLNLWATWCGPCRAEIPELVQMQDAHRDKGFQVLGLDVGDGEGGQETIEQIKTFGEKYKVNYELARISNETTSEFYRFTKFNGVPISLLVDKEGRIRGVFMGGGPKVLGQMKEAVEKLVAEG
- a CDS encoding DUF814 domain-containing protein produces the protein MNDKRPHTDQTPIEAASVLIQKLAGRSRSKERQIIAKKKKLITNLKGDLAKHGDPEKWKRYGDLILANLQNAIREGNKVVVTDYFDDDTPAIMIDGDEHCSLNEIAEGYFKLYIKARNGSAVIADRMKAAEAEVIDAEARLASIEKAVESGDEAYLSSLIEPPKKKILLGKKRKAEAAFKGARRFESSDGFEIMVGKKAQDNDFLTFRVARSLDTWMHAADYPGSHVVIRNPNRKEVPNRTLLEAAQLAAFYSSGREQTKAAVHYTQRKFVNKPKRSVPGLVSLSSFKTILVVPQVSVKLKD